AAGATGAACACGGTGGCGCGGCCCGCGACGGGACTGCCGGGGGCCTTGGCCTGCCCGACGGACAGGACGCTGGCGGCGTCGTACTGCATGGGGCCGTCGACCAGCAGGTCCGGGCGGCGTTCGCGCACCAGGGCGGTGGCGGCCTTGACCTTCTCGACGTCCTCGCCGCTGCCGGACTCGCCAGTCGAGTAGGACAGCATGGCGACCCGCGGCGTGATCCCGAAGGCCTGGGCGCTGTCGGCGCTCTGGATGGCGATGTCCGCGAGTTCCTCGGCGTTCGGGTTGGGGTTGATGGCCGCGTCGCCGTACACGAGGACCTGTTCGGGCATCAGCATGAAGAACACCGAGCTGACCAGCCGCGAGCCGGGCGCGGTCTTGATGAGTTGCAGGGCGGGCCGCACGGTGTTCGCGGTCGTGTGGATCGCGCCGGACACCAGGCCGTCCACCTCGCCCAGCGCGAGCATCATGGTGCCCAGCACCACCGTGTCCTCCAGTTGCGCTTCCGCCTGCGGGGCAGTCAGGCCCTTGCTGCGGCGCAGTTCCACCATGGGTTCCACGTAGCGCGCGCGGATGGAATCCGGGTGCAGGATCTCCAGACCGTCGGGCAGCGTCAGGCCCTGCCCCTCGGCCACCTGTCGCACGCGTTCCGGGTCGGCCAGCAGCACGCACCGCGCGATGCCTTTCTCCGTGCAGCGGATGGCGGCCTTCACGGTGCGCGGCTCATCGCCCTCGGGCAGCACGATGCGTCTGGCGGCGGCGCGGGCCTTCTGGATCAGTTCGTAGCGGAAGGCGCTGGGCGGCAGGCGGCGGTCCCCGGCGACGTCCGGCACGCGCAGCCGCGCGACCAGCGTGCCGGTATCCAGCCGGTCCGCGATGAAGTCCAGCACGCGGTCCATGCGCTGCGTGTCGTCGTGCGGGACGCGCGGGTCCAGCCGCGAGAGGCGCGAGGCCGTCTCGAACGAGTTGGTGTTCACGCGCAGCACGGGCAGGGAGCTGCCCAGCGCCGCCCGGCACAGCCGCTCGATGCTCTCCTCCGGGGCGCTGCCGGACGTGAACATCAGCCCCGCCAGCGGCACGCCGCTCAGGTGCGACAGGGCCGCCGCCATGATCACGTCCTCCCGGTCGCCGGGCGTGACGACCAGCGCGCCCGGCACGAACAGGTGCGCCATCTTCGGCACGGTGCGCGCCGTGACGACCGTACTCGTCACGCGGCGCAGGCCCGCCTCGCCCTCGTTCACGATCTCGGCCCCCAGGTGGCGGGCCACGTCCAGCGTGCGCGGCGCGTTCAGGCCGCCCGACTGCGACACCACGCCCAGCAGCGGCAACGTCCCGCCGCTCAGCACGCGGCTGCGGGCACGCAGCTCCGCCATCAGCGTCCCGAAATCCAGACCCGGCGGCGCGAAGTTCAGCACGTACCCACTGAGGCCCGAGCCGTCGCTGCGGCGGTACGCCTGCGCCGAGATCTCCAGCTCATCGGCCAGTTCCGCCGCGCCCACCCCCGCCAGACTGGACACCAGGACCGTGTCCGCCTCCAGGTTCCGCGCGAGGCTGGCGTTCAGCGCCCCGGCGTACACGTTCCGTTCGTTCAGGGCGAGGCCCTCCACGATCAGCACGTCCGCGCCGCCCCCCGTGACCTGCCGGGCCAGGGTGACGACCTCCTCCATCAGATCCTCCTCGGCGCCCAGACTCAGCTGCTCCTCGGCGTGCGTCAGGGTGATCGGGTCGGGCGTGGGCAGATGCGCCAGCGTCCGCGCGAAATGCACGCTGTCGTCCGTGCGGGCCTCATGCGTCTGCGCGATGGGTTTCAGGAACGCCACCTTCAGCCCCTGGCGTTCCAGCGCGCGGGTCAGGCCCAGCGCCGTGCTGCTCAGGCCCACGCCGTTCCGGGTCGGTGCGACGAACAGTGTTTTCATGCCGTCCCCCCCTGGCCCTGCGCCTGACCGGCCAGGACGTCCTGCGTCTGCCGGGCGATCATCAGTTCCTCGTTCGTGTTGATCACCAGCGCCGGCAGCGTCCCCTCCGGACTGATCCGCCCGGACTCGCCCCGCACCGCCCGCGCGTTCAGGGCCGGGTCCACCGCCGCGCCCAGCACGCCCAGCCGCGCCAGCACCGCGCCGCGCACCGCCGCACTGTTCTCCCCGATGCCGCCCGTGAACACCAGCGCGTCCACCCGGCCCAGCGCGACCGCCATGCCCGCCATCTGCTTCGCGAGGCGGTACACGAACGCCTCGACCGCCAGCCGCGCGCCCGCATGACCGCGCGCCGCCGCTTCCTCCAGTTCCCGCATGTCGTTACTCAGTCCCGACAGGCCCAGCAGTCCGCTCTCGCGGTTCAGGGCGGCCGTCACCTCCGACAGGCTCAGGCCCGCCTGCCGCGCAATGAAATCATGCAGGCCCGGATCCACGTCCCCGCTGCGCGTCCCCATGACCAGCCCCTCCAGCGGCGTCAGGCCCATGCTGGTATCTACGCTGCGCCCACCGGCCACCGCGCACACGCTGCACCCGTTCCCCAGGTGCGCCGTGACCAGATTCAGGTCCTCCAGCGGGCGGCCCAGCACCTGTGCGGCCTCCGCCGCCACGAACGCATGGCTCGTGCCGTGGAACCCGTAGCGCCGCACCCCATGCTGCCGGTACCACGCCTCCGGCACCGCGTACCGGAACGCCACCTCCGGCATGCTCTGATGAAACGCCGTGTCGAACACCGCCACCTGCGGCAGGTGCGGGAACGCCGCGCGCGCCGCCTCGATCCCCGCGATGTTCGCCGGGTTGTGCAGCGGCGCCAGCGGCACACACGCCCGCACGGCGTCCAGCACCTCCGGCGTGATCAGCGCCGGCTCACTGAAGCGCTCGCCACCATGCACCACCCGGTGACCGACCGCGCCCACGTCGCCGCGCACGCCCAGCTCATCCAGCGCGCCCGCGATCACCGCGAACGCCTCCGCGTACGTCCCGCCCGGCAACGGCACCGACCGCCGCCCCCCCGGAAGGTCCAGCCGCGCCGACGCGTCCCCGACCCCAGCCGCTCGGCCAGACCCGACAGGCCCACCGCCCCACTCCGAACGTCCAGCAACGCAAACTTCACGCTGCTCGACCCGCAATTCAGCACCAGAGTCCACATGCACCCATTCTGACAGCGGCCACCGGGGCAGGCGGCCCTGTCACAACGAACGGTGCAGACCCTGTCCGGGAGGGGTCACCCTCGATAGGCTGCCATCAGTCGCGTTCAGTCCGCTGCGGCCTCGCCACGCAGGTACGACACGATCCCCTCCAGGTCGCCTGCCGTCAGGTTCTCCATCAGCCAGTCAGCACCGACCGACTCGCCCTGCGTCCGTGCATTCAGCAGTTCCGCCAGGATGCCCAGCAGGGCGTCCATGGCCGCGTCGTCACTGGTCGCGTCGGCCCCGGCTCCGGCCAGACGTTTCTCTTCTGCCAGCGAGAGAGGCAGGGAAGAGAAACTGATTCCGCTGATCTCGAACGGAGGTCGCTTGACGGCCTGACGGCCAAACTGCATGGGTTCTGTCATCTGTTCTCCTTCGCGTCGGGAATACCCCTCACCGGGGATTGACGCTGATCACGCCGCTGCGGTTTCTTGACCGAATGATCGAACCACGGCGCGGTCTTCGGGTTGAAATCGAAATTGAACCACTCCGTGATCTCGATCACCTGTCCGTAGAACTCCCGGAACACCCGGTCAAAGATAGGCCCGGCGTCCGTCCCGCTGGACACCAGAATCGCCACGCTGGTCTCGTTCGCCCCAGAGTTCTCCGGATTGTCGGTCTGAATGACAAAGTTGCGGAGTCTGGGAAACCAGCGCTGCAAGCCCAGATGCAGGCGGTACAGCCGGAGCTGCTGCTCCTCGCCCCCCGACATGTAAGGCTGAAAATCACCGTTGGTATAAGCAACGCGGGCGTAGTAAGCCCACTGTTCCTGCATGACAGAACACACGGCTGAACCCGTTTCAAACCAGTGTTCGTTATACGTGCTTCTCAGACGGTGTGTTCCTGCTGGCGCGTCGCTATCCAGCCAATGCCACAGCGCTATTGCAGTGGTAGGAGCTCTATAGGCAGTGACAAAGACGTCATTGTTTCTCCCCATAGCAATTCGGTTACTGCCCTCTCTGAGCAGTTTCGCGCTGTTGAACGCTCCCCAGATGCACTCCAGCTGGTTGTACTGTTCGTGGAACAGAGCGAACGCGTCTCCGTAGTACTCCTGCGCCTGCTCATCGATATCCCAGCGGAACAGGGTGTGCTGTGCGCAGTGGGCTGCCCAGCCCTCGTACATGGCCAGTTTGCTGGACCGCTGCGCCTCGGTGAAGGGGTCGCGGAACCGCAGGTGCAGCCAGTCGCCAGTCGGGTCGTCCAGCCATTCTCCGATCACACCGTCGTACTCGAACACGATGCGTTCCTCGCCCTGCTCGACCACCCGCGCTCCCCACTGCGGGTCGTGGAGAAAGGCCAGCACCGCTGCCCTGGGCGACGGGTACGCGACGCGCGGCCTGTCACGCGCCCGCTCCGGTCTGGTGAGCAGGCGTTTCAGGGTGCTCAGCAGACTCACGGGACCGCCCTTTCATCCGGCGTCCGGGCGTCCTGATCGGGAGGTTCGTATGTCAGTTCCTTGGTATCTGTAATGGAGGTGTAGCCGCCAAGCGCAGCGGCTGTCTTCACGGTTTTGTCGAACGGTGTCAGCATCATCAGGGAACCGCCCTGCGCCTCTGAGGTCAGCCCAGTTCCGGCAGAGACGGCGTTCTTCATTTTTCTTCCTGCCCTCATCGGACTGATGTGAAGTTTAGCCTTCTCAGGAGGTGTGTTCCAATGAGGAGGAATCCGGGTGTGAGTTTATTAAAAAGAGAGGTCTTCGTATGATATTCTCTATTTATTCTGATGCTCCCCCGATGGTGCCTAATTAATCGCTTTCGCTTGAATGCCAACGAGGAATCCGTCTGATATGAGGAAAGAGACGTTGCCCCAGATCATCACTTGGTCGACAGCGCCAATATTATCCACGAAGCAGGTAAAAAACCCCTTTTCCATCGGGCTGACTGCCGCG
The DNA window shown above is from Deinococcus sp. LM3 and carries:
- the pta gene encoding phosphate acetyltransferase, whose amino-acid sequence is MKTLFVAPTRNGVGLSSTALGLTRALERQGLKVAFLKPIAQTHEARTDDSVHFARTLAHLPTPDPITLTHAEEQLSLGAEEDLMEEVVTLARQVTGGGADVLIVEGLALNERNVYAGALNASLARNLEADTVLVSSLAGVGAAELADELEISAQAYRRSDGSGLSGYVLNFAPPGLDFGTLMAELRARSRVLSGGTLPLLGVVSQSGGLNAPRTLDVARHLGAEIVNEGEAGLRRVTSTVVTARTVPKMAHLFVPGALVVTPGDREDVIMAAALSHLSGVPLAGLMFTSGSAPEESIERLCRAALGSSLPVLRVNTNSFETASRLSRLDPRVPHDDTQRMDRVLDFIADRLDTGTLVARLRVPDVAGDRRLPPSAFRYELIQKARAAARRIVLPEGDEPRTVKAAIRCTEKGIARCVLLADPERVRQVAEGQGLTLPDGLEILHPDSIRARYVEPMVELRRSKGLTAPQAEAQLEDTVVLGTMMLALGEVDGLVSGAIHTTANTVRPALQLIKTAPGSRLVSSVFFMLMPEQVLVYGDAAINPNPNAEELADIAIQSADSAQAFGITPRVAMLSYSTGESGSGEDVEKVKAATALVRERRPDLLVDGPMQYDAASVLSVGQAKAPGSPVAGRATVFIFPDLNTGNTTYKAVQRAAGVIAVGPMLQGLRKPVNDLSRGALVDDIVYTIALTAIQATQGKVDG